A window of Psychromonas sp. CNPT3 contains these coding sequences:
- a CDS encoding FTR1 family iron permease, protein MLASFLITLREGVEAFLLVGIALAYLNKLNAKHYHKYIYIGAFVGLLLSLIVAVAFQVLIDQFSHALYRHYLMAGVLIFATIVLTYMAIWMQGQAKAQVAKMQDDLSLMVSTQNLWGLIFLATLAVLREGFETILFFSALMYANAGELNAQGTMIGAISGLVCAALLVWAILKSTRNVPLQSFFRWTSLLIIIIAAGLLSSAINMLQAADMIPIIQAQVFDISSILDDRSVFGTFLRALFGYNSSPSLLQLLTWGAYMSTFIFFWNKGYKKA, encoded by the coding sequence ATGTTAGCCAGTTTTTTAATTACGCTTCGCGAAGGCGTTGAAGCCTTCTTATTAGTGGGGATTGCATTAGCTTACTTAAATAAGTTAAATGCGAAGCATTACCATAAATATATTTATATTGGTGCGTTTGTGGGGTTGTTACTTTCATTAATTGTGGCAGTGGCTTTTCAAGTGCTTATTGATCAATTTAGTCATGCCTTATATCGTCATTATTTAATGGCTGGGGTTCTTATTTTTGCGACCATTGTTTTAACCTATATGGCTATCTGGATGCAAGGTCAAGCTAAAGCGCAAGTTGCTAAAATGCAAGATGACTTAAGTTTAATGGTGAGCACTCAAAACTTATGGGGCTTAATATTCTTAGCGACGCTTGCGGTGTTACGCGAGGGTTTTGAAACCATTCTCTTTTTCTCCGCGTTGATGTATGCAAATGCTGGCGAGTTAAATGCGCAGGGCACTATGATTGGCGCGATATCAGGATTAGTCTGTGCCGCCTTATTGGTTTGGGCCATTCTTAAAAGTACGCGTAATGTGCCATTACAATCTTTTTTCCGTTGGACAAGTTTACTCATTATTATTATCGCTGCTGGTTTATTATCGTCGGCAATTAATATGTTGCAAGCTGCCGATATGATCCCGATCATTCAAGCACAAGTGTTTGATATATCATCGATATTGGATGACCGAAGTGTTTTTGGTACGTTTTTACGCGCATTATTTGGTTATAATTCATCACCGAGTTTATTACAGTTGCTCACATGGGGCGCTTATATGAGCACATTTATCTTTTTTTGGAATAAAGGTTATAAAAAAGCATGA
- the eno gene encoding phosphopyruvate hydratase has protein sequence MSNIVKVLGREIMDSRGNPTVEAEVHLADGSIGMAAAPSGASTGSREALELRDGDKSRYLGKGVLKAVAAINGPIAEALMGKSAIAQAELDQIMIDLDGTENKAKFGANAILAVSLAAAKAAAVSKKVPLYAHIADLNGTPGVYSMPLPMMNIINGGEHADNSVDIQEFMIQPVGAKTFREGLRMGAEVFHSLAKVLKAEGHSTAVGDEGGFAPNLESNAAALAAIKVAVANAGYELGKDITLAMDCAASEFYNKETGMYELKGEGKTFTSEEFNYFLEGLVKDYPIVSIEDGLDESDWAGFKHQTELLGDKIQLVGDDLFVTNTKILKRGIDEGITNSILIKFNQIGTLTETLAAIKMAKDAGFTAVISHRSGETEDSTIADLAVGTAAGQIKTGSLSRSDRVAKYNQLLRIEEALGDKAPYRGLAEVKGTFNF, from the coding sequence ATGTCTAATATCGTAAAAGTACTAGGTCGTGAAATCATGGATTCACGTGGTAATCCAACTGTTGAAGCTGAAGTTCATTTAGCTGACGGTTCAATTGGTATGGCTGCCGCTCCTTCTGGTGCTTCTACTGGTTCACGTGAAGCATTAGAATTACGTGACGGCGACAAATCTCGCTACTTAGGTAAAGGTGTTCTTAAAGCCGTTGCTGCTATTAATGGTCCAATCGCTGAAGCGCTAATGGGCAAAAGTGCAATCGCACAAGCTGAACTTGATCAAATCATGATCGACCTTGACGGTACTGAAAACAAAGCTAAATTCGGCGCAAACGCGATCCTAGCTGTTTCTCTAGCTGCTGCTAAAGCTGCTGCAGTTTCTAAGAAAGTACCTCTTTATGCTCACATCGCTGACTTAAACGGTACTCCTGGTGTTTACTCTATGCCTCTTCCAATGATGAACATCATCAATGGTGGCGAGCATGCAGATAACTCTGTTGATATCCAAGAATTCATGATCCAACCTGTTGGCGCTAAAACTTTCCGTGAAGGTCTACGCATGGGTGCTGAAGTATTCCATAGCCTAGCTAAAGTACTTAAAGCTGAAGGTCATTCAACGGCAGTTGGTGATGAAGGTGGTTTCGCACCGAACCTTGAGTCTAACGCTGCTGCACTTGCTGCGATTAAAGTTGCTGTTGCAAATGCTGGTTATGAGTTAGGTAAAGACATCACTTTAGCGATGGATTGTGCAGCTTCTGAGTTCTACAACAAAGAAACGGGTATGTATGAGCTTAAAGGTGAAGGCAAAACATTCACATCTGAAGAGTTTAACTACTTCCTTGAAGGTCTTGTTAAAGATTACCCTATCGTTTCTATCGAAGATGGTCTTGACGAGTCAGATTGGGCTGGTTTCAAACACCAAACAGAACTTCTTGGTGATAAAATCCAATTAGTAGGTGATGATTTATTCGTTACAAACACTAAGATCCTTAAACGTGGTATTGATGAAGGTATTACTAACTCTATCTTAATCAAATTTAACCAAATCGGAACGTTAACTGAAACTCTAGCTGCAATCAAAATGGCGAAAGATGCTGGCTTCACTGCTGTTATCTCTCATCGTTCTGGTGAAACTGAAGATTCAACAATTGCTGATCTTGCTGTTGGTACTGCTGCAGGCCAAATCAAAACGGGTTCTTTAAGCCGTAGTGATCGTGTTGCTAAGTACAACCAACTTCTACGTATTGAAGAAGCACTAGGTGATAAAGCACCTTACCGTGGTCTTGCTGAAGTTAAAGGTACATTTAACTTCTAA
- a CDS encoding CTP synthase — MTTKYIFVTGGVVSSLGKGITAGSLAAILEARGLDVTILKLDPYINVDPGTMSPTQHGEVFVTDDGAETDLDLGHYERFIRTRMTKRNNFTTGRIYSDVLAKERRGDYLGATIQVIPHITNEIQERIVAGGKGHDVAIVELGGTVGDIESQPFIEAIRQLGLKVGPQNAMYIHLTLLPYLKTAGEIKTKPTQHSVKELRSLGVQPDILICRSEVAFPANERAKIALFCNVQDKNVISLRDVDSIYKIPALLKAQGLDELCVQRFGFKCPEADLSEWEKVVSEEANTSHEVVIGMVGKYIELPDAYKSVNEALKHGGLKNATKVNIKYIDSQDVEVKGDLALQGLDAILVPGGFGTRGIEGKILAAKFARENKIPYLGICLGMQVALIEFARNVAGLKHANSTEFKADCKQPVVGLITEWIDKSGEVELRTESSDLGGTMRVGAQKCHLKAGSKVREMYGNAEIFERHRHRYEVNNRFLPELEKAGLSIAGLSADKKLVEIIEIPNHPWFVAAQFHPEFTSTPRDGHPLFKGFIKSAIDHQQGRFK; from the coding sequence ATGACGACAAAATATATTTTCGTAACAGGTGGCGTGGTTTCATCGCTTGGTAAAGGTATTACAGCTGGATCATTAGCTGCTATTTTAGAAGCGCGTGGCTTAGACGTCACTATTTTAAAATTAGATCCCTACATAAATGTTGATCCAGGAACAATGAGTCCAACTCAACATGGTGAAGTTTTTGTAACGGATGATGGCGCTGAAACGGATCTTGATTTAGGTCATTACGAACGTTTTATTCGCACCCGTATGACCAAACGTAATAACTTTACGACAGGGCGTATTTACTCTGATGTATTAGCGAAAGAGCGTCGTGGTGATTATTTAGGCGCGACTATTCAGGTGATCCCGCATATTACTAATGAGATCCAAGAGCGCATTGTTGCCGGTGGTAAAGGACATGATGTTGCGATCGTTGAATTAGGTGGCACGGTGGGTGATATTGAATCACAACCTTTTATTGAAGCTATCCGTCAATTAGGTCTTAAAGTGGGACCTCAAAATGCAATGTATATACATTTGACTCTTTTACCGTATTTAAAAACGGCGGGTGAGATCAAAACAAAACCAACGCAACATTCGGTTAAAGAATTACGCAGTTTAGGGGTTCAACCCGACATTCTTATTTGTCGTAGTGAAGTTGCCTTCCCTGCGAATGAGCGTGCAAAAATTGCATTATTTTGTAATGTGCAAGACAAAAACGTCATTTCATTACGTGATGTAGACTCTATTTATAAAATTCCGGCACTTTTAAAAGCACAAGGTTTAGATGAGCTTTGCGTACAGCGTTTTGGCTTTAAATGCCCAGAAGCTGATTTAAGTGAGTGGGAAAAAGTGGTTTCCGAAGAAGCAAATACATCACATGAAGTCGTCATTGGCATGGTAGGTAAATATATTGAATTACCAGATGCTTATAAATCGGTCAATGAAGCATTAAAACATGGCGGTTTAAAAAACGCGACGAAAGTGAACATCAAATACATTGATTCACAAGACGTAGAAGTGAAAGGTGACCTTGCGTTGCAAGGTTTAGATGCGATTTTAGTACCTGGCGGGTTTGGTACGCGTGGTATTGAAGGCAAAATTCTGGCTGCGAAATTTGCGCGTGAAAATAAAATACCTTATTTAGGCATTTGTTTAGGCATGCAAGTCGCCTTAATTGAATTTGCACGTAATGTTGCAGGTCTTAAACACGCTAATTCAACCGAGTTTAAAGCAGATTGTAAGCAACCTGTTGTTGGCTTGATCACAGAGTGGATTGATAAATCAGGTGAAGTTGAGCTACGTACTGAGAGTTCTGATCTTGGTGGCACAATGCGCGTTGGCGCACAAAAATGTCATCTAAAAGCCGGCTCTAAAGTGCGTGAAATGTACGGAAATGCAGAAATATTTGAACGTCATCGTCATCGTTATGAAGTGAACAATCGTTTCTTACCTGAACTTGAAAAAGCAGGCTTGTCGATTGCAGGTTTATCGGCAGACAAAAAATTAGTAGAAATTATCGAAATTCCAAATCATCCTTGGTTTGTTGCTGCGCAGTTCCACCCTGAGTTTACATCGACACCTCGGGATGGACATCCTTTATTTAAAGGCTTTATAAAATCTGCGATAGATCATCAACAAGGACGATTTAAATAG
- the ampD gene encoding 1,6-anhydro-N-acetylmuramyl-L-alanine amidase AmpD: protein MNEIDLEGYYPQAKIFKSPFCNTRPNEQDISLLVIHCISLPEGHYGGTAIHQLFMGELDCQIHPSFSILQNLEVSAHCVIYRDGRIVQYVPFHLRAWHAGHSSFLNVTQCNDYSIGIELEGTVSSAYTKKQYRALARLTKQLKLAYPLINNERIVGHSHIAPQRKQDPGNKFDWEHYFSLLKL from the coding sequence GTGAATGAGATAGATCTAGAGGGCTATTATCCTCAAGCTAAAATATTTAAAAGTCCTTTTTGTAACACGCGGCCGAACGAGCAGGATATCAGTTTGTTGGTTATTCACTGTATTAGTTTGCCAGAAGGGCATTATGGTGGCACGGCAATACATCAACTGTTTATGGGTGAATTAGATTGCCAAATACACCCTAGTTTTTCTATTTTACAAAATTTAGAAGTGTCAGCGCATTGTGTTATTTACCGCGATGGTCGCATTGTACAATATGTACCTTTTCATCTGCGCGCATGGCATGCGGGACATTCCTCTTTCTTAAATGTGACGCAGTGCAACGATTACTCGATAGGTATTGAGCTTGAAGGAACAGTATCGTCGGCCTATACAAAAAAACAGTATCGAGCCTTAGCAAGACTAACTAAGCAGCTAAAGTTAGCTTACCCATTGATAAATAATGAGAGAATTGTCGGCCACAGTCACATTGCACCACAACGTAAACAAGATCCCGGTAATAAATTTGATTGGGAGCATTATTTTTCATTATTAAAACTGTGA
- the guaA gene encoding glutamine-hydrolyzing GMP synthase, translating into MTKNIHKQRILILDFGSQYTQLIARRVREIGVYCELWSWDVCAADIKEFAPTGIILAGGPESVTAPNSPRAPEYVFNAGVPVLGICYGMQTMSEQLGGSVIKGEGEGEFGYAQVKVQQASKFLAGIEDGLTDDNKSLLDVWMSHGDKVSSIPSGFVTLANTATCEFAAIANTDKHFYGVQFHPEVTHTRQGEAMLRNFVVDICGCATLWTSASIIDDAIARMKEQIGDDEVILGLSGGVDSSVVAMLLQRAIGDRLTCVFVDNGLLRLDEGDQVMEMFAGRFGLKIIRVNAEDRFLNEMAGESDPEKKRKIIGRVFVEIFDEESKKLENAKWLAQGTIYPDVIESAATKNGKAHVIKSHHNVGGLPDDMEMGLVEPLRELFKDEVRKIGLELGLPYDMLYRHPFPGPGLGVRVLGEVKKEYCDLLRRADAIFIEELHKADLYHKVSQAFVVFLPVRSVGVMGDCRKYDWVVALRCVETIDFMTARWSHLPYDLIGHVSNRIINEIDGISRVVYDVSGKPPATIEWE; encoded by the coding sequence ATGACAAAAAATATCCATAAGCAACGTATTTTAATTTTAGATTTCGGTTCGCAATATACGCAACTGATCGCGCGACGTGTACGCGAAATAGGGGTTTATTGTGAGCTTTGGAGTTGGGATGTTTGCGCTGCGGATATCAAAGAATTTGCACCAACAGGGATCATTCTAGCTGGTGGGCCTGAAAGTGTGACAGCGCCTAATTCACCTCGTGCACCAGAATATGTTTTTAATGCTGGCGTGCCTGTATTAGGTATTTGTTATGGCATGCAAACCATGTCTGAGCAATTAGGTGGCAGCGTTATTAAAGGTGAAGGCGAGGGCGAGTTTGGTTATGCCCAAGTTAAAGTGCAACAAGCATCAAAATTCCTTGCGGGAATTGAAGATGGACTGACAGATGACAATAAGAGTTTACTTGATGTATGGATGAGTCACGGCGATAAAGTGTCTTCTATCCCAAGTGGCTTTGTAACGTTAGCGAATACGGCAACCTGTGAATTTGCAGCCATTGCTAATACTGATAAACATTTTTATGGTGTGCAATTTCACCCTGAAGTGACGCATACGCGTCAAGGCGAAGCAATGCTACGTAACTTTGTCGTTGATATTTGTGGCTGCGCCACGTTGTGGACATCAGCATCTATTATTGACGATGCAATCGCGCGAATGAAAGAGCAAATTGGTGATGATGAAGTTATTTTAGGCCTTTCAGGTGGTGTTGATTCCTCTGTTGTTGCGATGTTATTACAGCGCGCTATCGGTGATAGACTGACTTGTGTTTTTGTTGATAATGGCTTGTTACGTCTTGATGAAGGCGATCAAGTAATGGAAATGTTTGCAGGCCGCTTCGGTCTGAAAATAATTCGTGTTAACGCGGAAGATCGTTTCTTAAATGAAATGGCCGGCGAAAGTGATCCTGAGAAAAAGCGTAAAATCATTGGCCGTGTTTTTGTTGAAATCTTTGATGAAGAATCAAAGAAATTAGAAAATGCTAAATGGCTTGCACAAGGCACTATTTACCCTGATGTTATTGAATCTGCTGCCACTAAAAATGGTAAAGCACATGTGATCAAATCGCACCATAATGTGGGCGGTCTACCCGATGATATGGAAATGGGTTTAGTTGAGCCATTACGTGAATTATTTAAAGATGAAGTACGTAAAATCGGTTTAGAGCTCGGACTACCTTATGACATGCTTTATCGTCATCCTTTTCCAGGTCCTGGTTTAGGTGTTCGCGTATTAGGTGAAGTGAAAAAAGAATATTGTGATTTACTGCGCCGTGCGGATGCAATTTTTATTGAAGAATTACATAAAGCCGATCTTTACCATAAAGTCAGTCAAGCCTTTGTGGTGTTTTTACCCGTACGCTCTGTTGGCGTGATGGGTGATTGCCGTAAATATGATTGGGTTGTTGCACTGCGCTGCGTTGAGACCATTGATTTTATGACCGCGCGTTGGTCACATCTTCCTTATGACTTAATCGGACATGTGTCGAACCGTATCATTAATGAAATCGATGGTATTTCGCGAGTTGTTTATGATGTATCAGGTAAACCACCGGCAACGATTGAGTGGGAATGA
- the guaB gene encoding IMP dehydrogenase — protein MLRIVKDALTFDDVLLVPAHSTVLPNTADLKTILTPTIALNIPVVSAAMDTVTEARFAIALAQEGGIGFIHKNMSIEVQAEQVRLVKIHESGVVANPITVSPTTTLSEIKALTEQHGFAGYPVVETSGKLVGIITGRDVLFETDLNKCVADVMTIKQNLVTASPNTARDEIEALMHSKRIEKVLLVDDAFKLQGMITVKDFRKAERKPNACKDSLGRLRVGAAVGASAGNEARIDALVEAGVDVLLIDSSHGHSQGVLDRIKATRASYPDLQIVGGNVATGDGAKALVAAGCNAVKVGIGPGSICTTRIVTGVGVPQLTAISDAVEALKGTGIPVIADGGIRFSGDIAKALAAGASCVMMGSMFAGTEESPGEIILFQGRSFKSYRGMGSLAAMSKGSSDRYFQSDNAADKLVPEGIEGRVAYKGKVKEIIHQQMGGVRSSMGLTGCATIKEMNTKAMFVKITSAGMGESHVHDVAITKEAPNYRMGS, from the coding sequence ATGCTAAGAATAGTCAAAGATGCATTAACATTTGATGATGTATTACTCGTCCCAGCCCATTCAACTGTTTTACCCAATACTGCTGATTTAAAAACAATATTAACGCCCACGATAGCGTTAAATATCCCTGTTGTTTCAGCTGCTATGGATACGGTTACTGAAGCGCGTTTTGCGATTGCGTTAGCACAAGAAGGTGGCATCGGTTTTATCCATAAAAACATGTCAATTGAAGTGCAAGCGGAACAAGTACGCTTAGTGAAAATCCACGAAAGTGGTGTTGTTGCAAACCCTATTACTGTTTCTCCTACTACGACCCTATCAGAAATCAAAGCGTTAACTGAGCAACATGGCTTTGCTGGTTACCCTGTTGTTGAAACCTCTGGAAAGTTAGTCGGTATTATCACCGGACGTGATGTTTTATTTGAGACTGACTTGAATAAGTGCGTAGCAGATGTGATGACGATTAAGCAAAATCTCGTTACCGCAAGCCCGAATACGGCGCGTGATGAAATTGAAGCATTAATGCATTCTAAACGTATTGAAAAAGTATTATTAGTCGATGATGCTTTCAAACTGCAAGGCATGATCACGGTTAAAGATTTCCGTAAAGCTGAGCGTAAACCTAATGCATGTAAAGATTCATTGGGCCGTCTACGTGTTGGCGCTGCTGTCGGCGCAAGTGCAGGTAATGAAGCACGTATTGATGCACTCGTTGAAGCTGGCGTGGATGTGTTATTAATCGATTCTTCACATGGCCACTCTCAAGGTGTATTAGATCGCATTAAAGCGACGCGTGCAAGTTACCCTGATTTACAAATTGTAGGTGGTAATGTCGCAACCGGTGATGGTGCTAAAGCACTGGTAGCCGCTGGCTGTAACGCGGTAAAAGTAGGAATAGGCCCTGGTTCTATTTGTACTACACGTATCGTAACTGGCGTAGGCGTACCACAATTAACGGCTATTTCTGATGCGGTTGAAGCGCTCAAAGGCACCGGTATTCCCGTGATAGCGGATGGTGGCATTCGTTTTTCTGGTGATATCGCAAAAGCACTTGCTGCTGGTGCATCTTGCGTCATGATGGGCAGTATGTTCGCGGGCACAGAAGAGTCTCCTGGCGAAATTATTTTATTCCAAGGTCGCTCATTTAAGTCATATCGTGGTATGGGATCATTAGCTGCGATGTCAAAAGGCTCATCTGATCGTTATTTCCAAAGTGATAATGCGGCTGATAAATTAGTGCCAGAAGGCATTGAAGGCCGCGTTGCTTATAAAGGCAAAGTAAAAGAGATCATTCATCAGCAAATGGGTGGCGTACGTTCATCTATGGGGCTGACAGGATGTGCCACGATTAAAGAAATGAATACTAAAGCTATGTTTGTGAAAATAACCAGTGCGGGCATGGGCGAAAGTCATGTGCACGATGTGGCTATCACCAAAGAAGCACCTAATTACCGCATGGGTAGTTAA
- the xseA gene encoding exodeoxyribonuclease VII large subunit codes for MNSENKNIYSVTRLNRAAKSLLEDGLGVIWLSAEISNLTIAVSGHWYFTLKDHSAQVKCAMFKGNNRRTLFTPKHGQQVLVRGKLSLYETRGDYQLIIESMQAEGDGALKQQFEALKCQLAGEGLFSAEHKKPLPQIIKRVGIVTSSTGAALFDILSVLKRRDPRLEVIIYPSLVQGKSSAASIVAQINLANARHECDLLIVGRGGGSLEDLYCFNDINVAYAIFHSQLPIISAVGHEIDVTISDFVADIRAATPSAAAELVSQNKTFVSTQLSTLTTRLQRAIHSYMQHNSHLHALLKEKLRQQDPQHKLQQKTLMTDELSLRLSHAMQQMLHRAVQKNASLNAHLQQNSPQKNIEIEKQKQIQLYTRLKNSLLNTLQQKQMYLQTKMARLNAVSPLATLARGYAIVKDAQGKVVTDATSLKEESKLNIHFAKGEVQARIIK; via the coding sequence ATGAATTCTGAAAATAAAAACATTTATAGTGTAACGCGTCTTAATCGCGCAGCTAAATCACTCTTAGAAGATGGCTTAGGTGTTATCTGGTTATCGGCAGAGATATCAAATTTAACCATTGCCGTATCTGGGCATTGGTATTTTACCTTAAAAGATCATAGTGCTCAGGTAAAGTGTGCCATGTTTAAAGGTAATAACCGGCGCACCCTATTTACACCAAAACACGGTCAACAAGTTTTAGTGCGCGGTAAACTCAGTCTTTATGAAACACGTGGCGACTATCAATTAATCATTGAAAGTATGCAAGCTGAAGGCGACGGTGCTTTAAAGCAACAATTTGAAGCGCTCAAATGCCAACTCGCAGGTGAAGGCCTGTTTTCTGCGGAGCATAAGAAACCCTTACCGCAAATCATTAAACGCGTGGGTATTGTTACATCCTCAACGGGGGCTGCTCTCTTTGATATTTTAAGTGTTTTAAAACGACGCGATCCACGCTTAGAAGTTATTATTTATCCCAGCTTGGTACAAGGAAAAAGTAGTGCCGCCTCCATTGTGGCACAAATTAACCTTGCCAATGCGCGCCATGAGTGTGATCTTTTAATTGTAGGTCGAGGTGGCGGCTCATTAGAAGATTTATATTGTTTTAATGATATTAACGTAGCCTATGCTATTTTTCATAGCCAGTTACCTATTATCAGTGCGGTAGGACATGAAATTGATGTGACTATTAGTGATTTTGTTGCCGATATTAGAGCTGCAACGCCGTCAGCGGCAGCTGAACTGGTCAGTCAAAATAAAACCTTTGTCAGTACGCAGTTAAGTACGTTAACAACACGTCTACAACGCGCTATTCATAGTTATATGCAGCATAATTCGCATTTACATGCTCTTTTAAAAGAAAAATTAAGACAACAAGATCCACAACATAAATTACAACAAAAAACATTAATGACGGATGAGTTGAGTTTACGCTTAAGCCATGCAATGCAACAAATGCTGCACAGAGCGGTACAAAAAAATGCCAGCCTTAATGCGCATTTACAGCAAAATAGCCCACAGAAAAACATCGAAATTGAAAAGCAAAAACAGATCCAATTATACACGCGTTTAAAAAATAGCTTATTGAATACGTTGCAACAAAAACAAATGTATTTACAAACTAAAATGGCGAGACTCAATGCGGTAAGTCCTCTTGCGACCCTTGCTCGAGGTTATGCTATCGTTAAAGACGCTCAAGGAAAAGTGGTCACCGATGCGACTAGCTTAAAAGAAGAAAGTAAACTCAATATCCATTTTGCAAAAGGTGAAGTACAAGCTCGGATCATTAAATAA
- a CDS encoding glutamate-5-semialdehyde dehydrogenase has translation MDLLEIGKLAQQASYELALLDSHTKNVALETIASALEAQQTLILEANKKDIELGIKNGLSDALLDRLLLDAPRLAGIISDLRQVIALKDPVGEEFESQVLENTLRLCKRRVPVGVIGVIYEARPNVTIDIATLCLKTGNACILRGGKETIHSNIVLVNIIQKALQDAGLPKAAVQYIEDTDRAWVAKLLKMDQFVDMIIPRGNAGLQKFCKENSTIPVIVGGIGICHLYVEKTADIEKALAIIENAKVQRPAVCNALDTLLVDASIASAFLTKLADKLLPLGVTLVAEEKAKAILGERAIKAQADDFSREWLSLNLGVKVVSDLDEALAHIRKYSSQHSDGILSNDLAQTTKFVNAVNSAAVYVNASTRFTDGSQFGLGAEVAVSTQKLHARGPMGLSALTTYKWIGVGDYLVRQ, from the coding sequence ATGGATTTATTAGAGATTGGAAAATTAGCACAACAAGCAAGTTATGAGTTGGCCCTTTTAGATAGCCATACAAAAAATGTTGCTCTTGAGACGATTGCCAGCGCATTAGAGGCGCAGCAAACACTCATTTTAGAGGCGAATAAGAAAGATATCGAGTTGGGCATTAAAAACGGCTTGAGTGATGCGCTTTTAGATCGTCTGCTGTTAGATGCGCCGCGATTAGCCGGGATCATTAGTGATTTACGACAAGTGATAGCATTAAAGGATCCGGTGGGAGAGGAGTTTGAGAGTCAAGTGCTCGAAAATACCTTAAGATTATGTAAGCGCCGCGTGCCGGTGGGGGTTATCGGGGTTATTTATGAAGCCCGCCCTAATGTCACCATAGATATCGCAACATTATGCTTAAAAACAGGTAATGCCTGTATTTTACGTGGCGGTAAAGAAACCATTCATTCTAATATTGTTTTGGTTAATATTATCCAAAAAGCACTGCAAGATGCGGGCTTACCAAAAGCTGCTGTTCAATACATTGAAGACACGGACAGAGCATGGGTTGCGAAACTCCTTAAAATGGATCAGTTCGTCGATATGATCATTCCTCGCGGTAATGCCGGTTTACAAAAATTTTGTAAAGAAAACAGTACGATCCCCGTTATCGTTGGCGGAATAGGCATTTGCCATCTCTACGTAGAAAAAACAGCGGATATTGAAAAAGCATTAGCTATCATCGAAAATGCAAAAGTGCAACGTCCTGCAGTATGTAACGCGCTGGATACATTGTTGGTTGATGCGAGCATTGCCTCAGCGTTTTTAACTAAATTAGCCGATAAATTATTGCCTCTTGGGGTCACATTAGTAGCAGAAGAAAAAGCCAAGGCTATTTTAGGTGAGCGCGCGATCAAAGCGCAAGCGGATGACTTTTCACGAGAATGGTTATCCTTGAACCTTGGCGTTAAAGTGGTGAGCGATTTAGATGAGGCTCTTGCGCATATTCGTAAATATAGCTCGCAGCACAGTGACGGTATATTAAGTAACGATTTGGCGCAGACGACTAAATTTGTTAATGCGGTAAATTCAGCTGCAGTATATGTGAATGCCAGTACACGTTTTACGGATGGCAGTCAGTTTGGTTTAGGCGCTGAAGTTGCTGTATCAACACAAAAATTACATGCCCGTGGACCGATGGGGTTAAGTGCATTAACCACGTATAAATGGATTGGTGTGGGCGATTATTTAGTGCGCCAATAA